In the Clostridium cellulovorans 743B genome, CTGATTTCAGTATATATTCATTATTTCTTAAATCAAACTTTCCTATTGGTTCTGGCCCTCTTAATATTCTTCTATCTATGTTAAGGTTCCCTGATGAGTCGTATCTGACCCTCCATTCAACCAACATTATTTTTCCATCATCTATTTCAATACCTTGTATTCCGCTGGCCCTAACGCAGGACCCATCATTGAAGTAAGGCAGTTCTTTAGCTTTGGGAAAATGCGGCCTATGAGTATGTCCGCAGATTATCATAATTTTGTTCTTTTCAATCCAACTGCTATATATACGTTCGATTTTATGAATCCTTTCAGCATTTTTTACAGGACTTGCAGGATTTGTGAATCCTATTGAGTGAAGATATCTCCAAAAATATCTTACTGTAAGCCTATTAAAACGCCATAATTTATCATTCATTCTATCTCCTTGATGACCATGAACAGTTAGTATCTCCTGTCCTGTATCTTTATGCTTAAACACTACTGCTTCATAGGGTGTAATACCAGGAAATAATTCAATATGTTCTTCGTTATACCCATCGTAAAACCTATAATAATTCTTCTCTACAAAATTAGAATATTTTAAGCATATATTGTGATTGCCGTACAACATGATCAATCTATTTGAATCAAAGAACTTTTTCAATAAAGAATAGGCTTCATCATGTGCCAATCTTATCTCCTTAAAGTTAG is a window encoding:
- a CDS encoding metallophosphoesterase; its protein translation is MLLEKKLAEKRLTEAYNNAKIEYFDNKSKYIFFSDCHRGNGAPADEFAKNQNIFLYALEFYFRNGYTYVEVGDGDELWENSNFKEIRLAHDEAYSLLKKFFDSNRLIMLYGNHNICLKYSNFVEKNYYRFYDGYNEEHIELFPGITPYEAVVFKHKDTGQEILTVHGHQGDRMNDKLWRFNRLTVRYFWRYLHSIGFTNPASPVKNAERIHKIERIYSSWIEKNKIMIICGHTHRPHFPKAKELPYFNDGSCVRASGIQGIEIDDGKIMLVEWRVRYDSSGNLNIDRRILRGPEPIGKFDLRNNEYILKSEKMNL